The Mycolicibacterium hassiacum DSM 44199 genome includes a window with the following:
- a CDS encoding McrB family protein, producing MNSGGEAELTEVEVGTFARKASVAVEAVGRRLIEVGFVGDGSLLTPDRPVWTLANLDVLERDYVDKPDTGGDGFFDKLKRQLAGASPTVVQLFAELLILNVLPIINVGGPLKVKQVRSVLEMSSEPVDLPGDVEAALLGGGVFHGGQAFTTYRWAQLAYLIQVARHFKSLPEQRRSDALADPLVFREEVGAVPSGQVAQRHSLLYLAFPHFFLPIVKLEHRTALRDGLAAEYLSEPSGDLDVDLARIYGAITEAEGGHVDLYAEPWISRWQKPASSTEPTDQVQHAWKVHGSNVKGQDMVPIWRTKQSVSLAASLLRPIDPYVTRDELKAFVDEDYRSSGYAARQEKFDEFYTFLKRMHPGDLVVTISQGMVYFGTVTGPAEFTPSSDGRSNLRRSVKWFEHPCPWSDVPSDIAARLSAQGEVLDLSQHLEQLLALAERRPQPPSPVEVHLPDATQELADRIHVGTDWLQDCVELLRERRQIIFYGPPGTGKTYIAQQLAWHVTDKANVKLVQFHPAYSYEDFFEGFRPQGEAGGHIGFTLKAGPLRSLVDKAAENPEAAYVLIIDEINRGNLPKIFGELYFLLEYRDQAIDLMYSSDSAEPFSLPKNIFVIGTMNTADRSIALVDAALRRRFAFLPLHPSEEPTSGILRSWLAANGYDTTLADLHEELNARISDSDFKIGPSYFMRKKIATDPTGKALELMWRTDILPLLEEHHFGDRNVDVPGRYGLPALWKALAAKSAAAVDDEELPVLDTGDDDADTADPH from the coding sequence GTGAATTCAGGGGGAGAGGCGGAGCTGACCGAAGTTGAGGTCGGAACGTTCGCGCGTAAGGCTTCGGTGGCGGTCGAGGCTGTCGGCCGCCGGTTGATCGAGGTGGGATTCGTTGGTGACGGTTCACTGCTGACACCGGATAGGCCTGTGTGGACCCTGGCCAATCTGGATGTGCTTGAGCGTGACTACGTCGACAAGCCCGACACCGGGGGAGACGGGTTCTTCGACAAGCTCAAGCGTCAACTCGCCGGTGCGTCACCGACTGTGGTGCAGTTGTTCGCAGAGTTGTTGATCCTCAATGTGCTGCCGATCATCAATGTCGGCGGTCCGCTGAAGGTCAAGCAGGTCCGCAGCGTCCTCGAGATGAGCAGCGAGCCGGTGGACCTGCCGGGTGACGTCGAAGCCGCCCTGCTCGGTGGTGGGGTCTTCCACGGCGGTCAGGCCTTCACCACCTACCGGTGGGCTCAGCTCGCCTACCTGATCCAAGTGGCGCGTCACTTCAAATCGCTTCCGGAACAGCGGAGGAGCGATGCGCTGGCCGATCCGCTGGTCTTCCGTGAAGAGGTCGGTGCGGTGCCGAGCGGCCAGGTGGCGCAGCGGCACTCCCTGCTGTACCTCGCTTTTCCGCACTTCTTCCTGCCCATCGTCAAGCTTGAACATCGCACGGCGCTGCGTGATGGACTCGCCGCTGAGTATCTGAGCGAGCCGTCGGGTGATCTCGACGTCGACTTGGCGCGCATCTACGGCGCCATCACCGAAGCCGAGGGTGGGCACGTCGACCTCTACGCTGAGCCGTGGATCAGTCGGTGGCAGAAGCCGGCGTCGAGCACTGAGCCTACGGATCAGGTGCAGCACGCGTGGAAAGTGCACGGGTCCAACGTCAAAGGCCAGGACATGGTGCCGATCTGGCGGACCAAGCAGTCGGTGTCGCTGGCGGCCAGCCTGCTGCGACCGATCGACCCGTACGTCACCCGGGATGAACTGAAGGCATTCGTCGACGAGGACTACCGCTCCTCGGGATACGCCGCCCGCCAGGAGAAGTTCGACGAGTTCTACACGTTCCTCAAACGGATGCACCCCGGCGACCTGGTGGTGACCATCAGCCAGGGGATGGTGTATTTCGGCACCGTCACCGGACCGGCGGAGTTCACCCCGAGCAGCGACGGACGGTCGAACCTGCGCCGCTCCGTGAAGTGGTTCGAACACCCCTGCCCGTGGTCGGATGTTCCCAGCGACATCGCCGCCCGCCTCAGCGCACAGGGCGAAGTCCTCGACCTCAGCCAGCATCTGGAACAACTGCTGGCGCTGGCCGAACGCAGACCACAACCGCCGAGTCCGGTGGAGGTCCACCTGCCCGACGCAACCCAAGAACTGGCCGACCGAATCCACGTCGGTACGGACTGGTTGCAGGACTGCGTCGAACTGCTGCGGGAGCGACGCCAGATCATCTTCTACGGGCCGCCCGGAACGGGAAAGACCTACATCGCACAACAACTCGCCTGGCACGTCACCGACAAGGCCAACGTCAAACTCGTCCAGTTCCACCCGGCGTACTCCTACGAGGATTTCTTCGAGGGATTCCGGCCGCAGGGCGAGGCCGGCGGACACATCGGGTTCACCCTGAAGGCCGGGCCACTGCGTTCCCTGGTCGACAAGGCCGCCGAGAACCCCGAAGCGGCCTACGTGCTCATCATCGACGAGATCAACCGCGGCAACCTGCCGAAGATCTTCGGTGAGCTGTACTTCCTGCTGGAGTATCGCGATCAGGCCATCGACCTGATGTATTCCTCCGACAGCGCCGAACCGTTCTCGTTGCCCAAGAACATCTTCGTGATCGGCACCATGAACACCGCCGACCGCTCCATCGCCCTGGTCGACGCCGCGCTGCGCCGACGGTTCGCCTTCCTGCCGCTGCATCCCTCAGAAGAACCCACCAGCGGTATCCTGCGCAGCTGGCTGGCCGCCAACGGATACGACACCACGCTGGCCGACCTGCATGAGGAACTCAACGCCCGGATCAGCGACTCCGACTTCAAGATCGGGCCGTCGTACTTCATGCGGAAGAAGATCGCCACCGACCCCACCGGCAAGGCCCTGGAACTGATGTGGCGCACCGACATTCTGCCGCTGCTGGAGGAACACCACTTCGGGGACCGCAACGTCGACGTCCCCGGCCGTTACGGGCTGCCGGCACTGTGGAAGGCGCTGGCCGCCAAATCCGCCGCCGCAGTCGACGACGAAGAGTTGCCCGTGCTCGATACCGGTGACGACGATGCCGACACCGCTGATCCTCACTGA